A region from the Triticum urartu cultivar G1812 chromosome 1, Tu2.1, whole genome shotgun sequence genome encodes:
- the LOC125533036 gene encoding branchpoint-bridging protein-like: MSICARMDAPRGGALGKRKEREYSSSSEQRQPLFPPPPPPPPGRQELLRNKPHQLSRFANKPPTMPTPPPQGGSSKLLAGYLAHEFLKFGTLLGERPPAPGRKETATPAPAPTPDPARRYAEASMLLMAGGTRIPGVFNPTQLGCWLRIKE; encoded by the coding sequence ATGTCGATCTGCGCGAGGATGGACGCGCCGCGCGGCGGCGCGCTCGGGAAGCGGAAGGAGCGGGAGTACTCGTCTTCGTCGGAGCAGCGGCAGCCGCTgttcccgccgccgccgccgccgccgcccgggagACAGGAGCTGCTGCGCAACAAGCCGCACCAACTGTCGCGGTTCGCCAACAAGCCGCCTACCATGCCGACGCCACCTCCCCAGGGCGGGAGCAGCAAGCTGCTCGCCGGGTACCTGGCGCACGAGTTCCTCAAGTTCGGCACGCTCCTCGGGGAGCGGCCCCCCGCGCCGGGCCGGAAGGAGACCGCCACGCCCGCGCCCGCACCAACACCTGACCCCGCGAGGAGGTACGCCGAGGCGTCGATGCTGCTCATGGCGGGCGGCACCCGCATCCCCGGGGTTTTCAACCCGACGCAGCTCGGCTGCTGGCTCCGGATTAAGGAGTGA